In Neodiprion pinetum isolate iyNeoPine1 chromosome 6, iyNeoPine1.2, whole genome shotgun sequence, one genomic interval encodes:
- the LOC124221645 gene encoding uncharacterized protein isoform X1 yields MSFETWKIVTSVSAVQVLSECVFFAQGIFASEEKSHEETELDWIRICVPLFYAVTRHISEACWRWIIGGYGGRVTTILGITTVAVSVIAASCQEILAGNVAYVVLGGIGMGLVRLQIKLMKLHSGTAEWKLMGTGVSGIGLSLWPLIACLFIRKLGPKYALLVLSGITLHAVPLALLVKPKAIIACEEDEPQNPDEGITTVSITPAVPETLPSLEQYRMAYQLIEYDSYVVRPPYYVEVLPGIPEESECESDHDQDEENQTAVVLNAEESGVGVNGGVRQEERHGRESHLQEKTRDINLKGIDVLPKGVELTPFTYSLFVANVLLRLGDQFGVAVVISILPVFASQLLPGLRVEETAFLVSLCGFSRTLTELPLVALYQKSGKSQFVFLGGPFFASAGLYLTWISRTLDAMTLASFGLGIGSGAASAALQVLTPRECPRISDAADIVVGVALLATIPLIRIFILGNAIQACFLMAAWIYAAAAITSGFNFRRRT; encoded by the exons ATGTCGTTCGAGACTTGGAAGATCGTTACATCGGTGTCGGCGGTCCAG GTGCTGAGTGAGTGCGTGTTCTTCGCCCAAGGAATCTTTGccagtgaagaaaaaagtcaCGAGGAAACGGAACTGGACTGGATTCGAATATGCGTGCCCCTCTTCTACGCCGTCACACGTCACATATCTG AGGCATGCTGGAGATGGATCATCGGGGGTTACGGGGGTCGGGTAACGACGATCCTTGGAATCACAACGGTTGCCGTTTCCGTCATCGCTGCATCGTGCCAGGAGATCCTCGCCGGAAACGTGGCCTATGTTGTTCTGGGGGGAATAGGCATGGGCCTCGTTCGTCTCCAGATCAAGCTAATGAAGTTGCATTCGG GTACAGCAGAATGGAAGCTTATGGGCACCGGTGTTTCGGGAATCGGTCTTTCGCTGTGGCCGCTAATAGCGTGCCTCTTCATCCGCAAGCTTGGACCCAAGTACGCGCTATTGGTTCTGAGCGGAATAACCCTGCATGCGGTGCCACTGGCTCTGCTGGTAAAACCAAAGGCAATAATTGCTTGCGAGGAGGACGAACCGCAGAATCCAGACGAGGGTATCACGACAGTGTCCAT CACACCCGCGGTTCCTGAAACGCTTCCAAGTCTGGAGCAGTACAGGATGGCTTATCAGCTAATCGAGTACGATTCGTACGTAGTCCGGCCTCCCTATTACGTTGAGGTGCTTCCGGGTATTCCCGAGGAATCGGAATGCGAGAGTGATCATGACCAGGACGAAGAGAACCAGACAGCGGTGGTTCTGAATGCTGAAGAATCGGGCGTCGGGGTGAACGGGGGCGTCCGTCAGGAGGAAAGACACGGACGGGAATCGCACCTCCAAGAGAAAACGCGAGATATTAACTTGAAGGGAATCGACGTCCTGCCGAAAGGCGTCGAGTTGACACCTTTTACATACTCGCTTTTTGTCGCCAACGTTCTACTTCGACTGGGAGACCAGTTCGGCGTTGCGGTTGTCATTTCCATACTGCCAGTCTTCGCGAGCCAGCTTCTGCCCGGCCTCAGGGTCGAAGAGACAGCCTTTCTCGTGAGCCTCTGTGGCTTCTCCAGGACTTTAACTGAGCTACCGCTCGTGGCTCTGTACCAGAAGTCCGGAAAATCGCAATTCGTCTTTCTTGGTGGGCCCTTCTTTGCCTCCGCTGGTCTTTATT tAACATGGATTTCGAGGACTTTGGATGCCATGACACTGGCAAGTTTTGGCCTTGGTATTGGAAGCGGAGCAGCCTCTGCAGCTCTTCAGGTCCTGACGCCAAGAGAATGTCCAAGAATATCTGATGCTGCTGATATCGTTGTCGGTGTCGCTCTCCTAGCCACAATACCCTTGATAC GCATTTTTATCCTTGGAAACGCTATTCAAGCCTGCTTCTTAATGGCTGCGTGGATATACGCCGCTGCAGCTATTACCTCAGGGTTCAATTTTCGAAGGAGAACTTGA
- the LOC124221645 gene encoding uncharacterized protein isoform X2, which yields MSFETWKIVTSVSAVQVLSECVFFAQGIFASEEKSHEETELDWIRICVPLFYAVTRHISEACWRWIIGGYGGRVTTILGITTVAVSVIAASCQEILAGNVAYVVLGGIGMGLVRLQIKLMKLHSAEWKLMGTGVSGIGLSLWPLIACLFIRKLGPKYALLVLSGITLHAVPLALLVKPKAIIACEEDEPQNPDEGITTVSITPAVPETLPSLEQYRMAYQLIEYDSYVVRPPYYVEVLPGIPEESECESDHDQDEENQTAVVLNAEESGVGVNGGVRQEERHGRESHLQEKTRDINLKGIDVLPKGVELTPFTYSLFVANVLLRLGDQFGVAVVISILPVFASQLLPGLRVEETAFLVSLCGFSRTLTELPLVALYQKSGKSQFVFLGGPFFASAGLYLTWISRTLDAMTLASFGLGIGSGAASAALQVLTPRECPRISDAADIVVGVALLATIPLIRIFILGNAIQACFLMAAWIYAAAAITSGFNFRRRT from the exons ATGTCGTTCGAGACTTGGAAGATCGTTACATCGGTGTCGGCGGTCCAG GTGCTGAGTGAGTGCGTGTTCTTCGCCCAAGGAATCTTTGccagtgaagaaaaaagtcaCGAGGAAACGGAACTGGACTGGATTCGAATATGCGTGCCCCTCTTCTACGCCGTCACACGTCACATATCTG AGGCATGCTGGAGATGGATCATCGGGGGTTACGGGGGTCGGGTAACGACGATCCTTGGAATCACAACGGTTGCCGTTTCCGTCATCGCTGCATCGTGCCAGGAGATCCTCGCCGGAAACGTGGCCTATGTTGTTCTGGGGGGAATAGGCATGGGCCTCGTTCGTCTCCAGATCAAGCTAATGAAGTTGCATTCGG CAGAATGGAAGCTTATGGGCACCGGTGTTTCGGGAATCGGTCTTTCGCTGTGGCCGCTAATAGCGTGCCTCTTCATCCGCAAGCTTGGACCCAAGTACGCGCTATTGGTTCTGAGCGGAATAACCCTGCATGCGGTGCCACTGGCTCTGCTGGTAAAACCAAAGGCAATAATTGCTTGCGAGGAGGACGAACCGCAGAATCCAGACGAGGGTATCACGACAGTGTCCAT CACACCCGCGGTTCCTGAAACGCTTCCAAGTCTGGAGCAGTACAGGATGGCTTATCAGCTAATCGAGTACGATTCGTACGTAGTCCGGCCTCCCTATTACGTTGAGGTGCTTCCGGGTATTCCCGAGGAATCGGAATGCGAGAGTGATCATGACCAGGACGAAGAGAACCAGACAGCGGTGGTTCTGAATGCTGAAGAATCGGGCGTCGGGGTGAACGGGGGCGTCCGTCAGGAGGAAAGACACGGACGGGAATCGCACCTCCAAGAGAAAACGCGAGATATTAACTTGAAGGGAATCGACGTCCTGCCGAAAGGCGTCGAGTTGACACCTTTTACATACTCGCTTTTTGTCGCCAACGTTCTACTTCGACTGGGAGACCAGTTCGGCGTTGCGGTTGTCATTTCCATACTGCCAGTCTTCGCGAGCCAGCTTCTGCCCGGCCTCAGGGTCGAAGAGACAGCCTTTCTCGTGAGCCTCTGTGGCTTCTCCAGGACTTTAACTGAGCTACCGCTCGTGGCTCTGTACCAGAAGTCCGGAAAATCGCAATTCGTCTTTCTTGGTGGGCCCTTCTTTGCCTCCGCTGGTCTTTATT tAACATGGATTTCGAGGACTTTGGATGCCATGACACTGGCAAGTTTTGGCCTTGGTATTGGAAGCGGAGCAGCCTCTGCAGCTCTTCAGGTCCTGACGCCAAGAGAATGTCCAAGAATATCTGATGCTGCTGATATCGTTGTCGGTGTCGCTCTCCTAGCCACAATACCCTTGATAC GCATTTTTATCCTTGGAAACGCTATTCAAGCCTGCTTCTTAATGGCTGCGTGGATATACGCCGCTGCAGCTATTACCTCAGGGTTCAATTTTCGAAGGAGAACTTGA